The proteins below are encoded in one region of Sulfolobus islandicus Y.N.15.51:
- a CDS encoding transcription elongation factor NusA codes for MKMKIPLDYVCVRSGLLCNRCQSLIDSGEVFEYEVEIIKVLLDLEETQFKELKDSIYHKAYKVDDLLILLVTSGPEMTQQKWIKIARILQDKLNMKVRVLEKTNSIKNSAVQLLSPARVLGVNTVWMPDGSVQYVIRVSRSERRLLPAEAQLLESALTKIHSTPVRIRVE; via the coding sequence ATGAAGATGAAGATCCCCCTAGATTATGTTTGCGTTAGAAGTGGACTTCTGTGCAATAGATGCCAGTCTCTTATAGATAGTGGTGAGGTATTTGAATATGAAGTTGAAATAATAAAAGTACTATTAGATTTAGAGGAAACGCAGTTCAAAGAGCTTAAGGATTCCATATATCATAAGGCCTACAAAGTGGACGATCTACTAATATTATTAGTTACAAGTGGACCCGAGATGACTCAACAGAAGTGGATCAAAATAGCAAGAATCTTGCAAGATAAATTGAACATGAAAGTTAGAGTCTTAGAAAAAACTAATAGCATAAAGAATAGTGCAGTACAATTACTCTCGCCTGCTAGAGTACTTGGTGTAAATACTGTATGGATGCCGGATGGTTCTGTGCAATATGTAATTCGTGTGTCTAGATCAGAAAGAAGATTATTACCAGCTGAAGCACAACTTTTAGAGTCAGCATTAACTAAAATACATTCAACGCCAGTAAGAATAAGGGTCGAGTAA
- a CDS encoding 50S ribosomal protein L40e gives MPLTDPAKLQIVQQRVFLKKVCRKCGALNPIRATKCRRCHSTNLRLKKKELPTKKG, from the coding sequence ATGCCGCTAACCGATCCCGCGAAATTACAGATAGTGCAACAAAGGGTATTTTTGAAAAAGGTATGCAGAAAATGCGGAGCTCTTAATCCTATAAGGGCAACCAAATGTAGGCGATGTCATAGTACAAACTTAAGATTGAAGAAGAAGGAATTACCAACTAAGAAAGGCTAA
- a CDS encoding thiamine pyrophosphate-binding protein, which yields MSQPKRKEETVGVEMKGEEALAYVLNDIGITKVFSTYFLPNMVKEMLKKYNIEVEFSMAVKDASWLAYAYAMENNSVGTIIQIPGSKLTDAVNVIAQAYMESVPLLIISSVRSHRDTGRARIGEFRTIDDLSNILSPITKTKERVISIEEITVTIEKAYKEAVSNRPRPSYVEISEDLFRAKAYPLSTAGQKPEKRTPDKNTVAKVAELLTNAKLPVIIAGYGIVLSDAEDMLVELAELLDSPVVTTFKAKGSIPSNHKLFAGEGLGAFGTDAANYLIENADVILALGTRFTQLSTAGWSLKYKGILAHNNVDGEDIGKVFMPHVPVVADTGLFLRELLTQLKAKIKEKVNRGASDIIYKNQREVHSVKSYSGLWPIDVVKMLSTVGGFEKVYVDMSATTIDFVRLPINAKKSWYTAESLLERGIAVGGAIASKYVAYGITDLEGILPYLSLLEYKVDKIKGKIIVLNDGGANYIEVSSSDLPTITRSQTSINVNFNEIVKRTLGGVTVETLTELEEALKSADKKIVNVKIDPNFESVVVSRI from the coding sequence ATGAGTCAGCCCAAAAGGAAAGAGGAGACTGTAGGCGTAGAAATGAAAGGTGAGGAAGCACTTGCATATGTTCTTAATGACATTGGGATAACCAAAGTGTTTTCGACTTACTTCCTACCGAATATGGTTAAGGAAATGCTAAAGAAGTATAATATTGAAGTAGAATTTTCTATGGCAGTAAAAGACGCAAGTTGGTTGGCATACGCTTATGCAATGGAAAATAACTCAGTCGGAACTATAATTCAGATACCTGGTTCTAAGCTAACTGATGCGGTAAATGTCATAGCTCAAGCATATATGGAATCGGTTCCTCTTCTTATTATATCTAGCGTAAGATCACATAGGGATACGGGAAGGGCTAGAATTGGCGAATTTAGAACGATTGATGACTTATCAAATATTTTATCTCCAATAACCAAGACAAAAGAAAGAGTTATCAGTATAGAAGAAATAACTGTTACAATAGAGAAAGCCTACAAGGAAGCGGTTAGTAATAGACCAAGGCCTTCTTATGTTGAAATATCTGAAGACTTATTTAGGGCAAAAGCTTATCCGTTATCCACTGCGGGTCAAAAGCCCGAGAAGAGGACTCCAGATAAAAATACTGTGGCTAAAGTGGCTGAACTTCTGACTAATGCTAAATTACCAGTTATAATCGCGGGATATGGGATAGTTTTAAGCGATGCAGAAGACATGTTAGTTGAATTGGCTGAGTTATTAGATTCGCCGGTGGTTACTACATTTAAGGCGAAAGGTTCAATACCATCTAACCATAAATTATTTGCTGGAGAAGGATTAGGCGCCTTTGGTACTGATGCTGCAAATTATTTGATAGAGAATGCTGACGTAATATTAGCTTTAGGCACTAGGTTTACTCAGTTAAGTACGGCTGGCTGGTCATTAAAGTACAAGGGCATATTAGCACATAATAATGTTGATGGTGAAGACATAGGCAAGGTCTTCATGCCTCATGTTCCAGTAGTAGCTGATACTGGGCTATTCTTAAGGGAGCTCTTAACACAATTGAAAGCTAAGATAAAGGAGAAAGTAAATAGAGGAGCTAGTGACATTATTTATAAGAATCAGCGTGAAGTACATTCAGTTAAATCTTATAGCGGATTATGGCCAATTGACGTAGTGAAAATGCTAAGCACAGTAGGTGGTTTTGAAAAAGTGTATGTAGATATGTCAGCTACCACAATAGATTTCGTTAGATTACCAATAAACGCTAAGAAGAGCTGGTATACTGCAGAATCTTTGCTTGAGAGGGGTATTGCAGTGGGTGGTGCTATAGCTTCTAAATACGTTGCATATGGAATTACTGACCTAGAAGGAATATTACCATATTTGTCATTACTAGAATACAAAGTGGATAAGATTAAGGGAAAAATAATTGTGTTAAACGATGGTGGTGCAAATTATATTGAAGTTTCAAGCTCTGATTTACCGACCATTACTAGATCACAAACTAGTATCAACGTTAATTTCAATGAGATTGTAAAAAGAACCCTAGGTGGTGTAACTGTTGAAACGCTAACTGAGTTAGAGGAGGCTTTAAAATCTGCAGATAAGAAAATCGTAAATGTAAAGATAGATCCTAATTTCGAGTCAGTTGTAGTTTCAAGAATTTAA
- the aspS gene encoding aspartate--tRNA(Asn) ligase encodes MFRTHLVSELNPKLDGAEVKVAGWVHNIRNLGGKVFILLRDKSGIGQIVVEKGNSAYDKIMNIGLESTLVVNGIVKADPRAPNGIEVHAKDVEILSYAKSPLPLDVTGKVKADIDTRLRERLLDLRRLEMQAVLKIQSVAVKSFRETLYKYGFVEVFTPKIIASATEGGAQLFPVLYFGKEAFLAQSPQLYKELLAGAIERVFEIAPAWRAEESDTPYHLSEFISMDVEMAFADYNDIMALIEQIIYNMINDVRRECENELKILNYTPPDVKIPMKKISYSEAIEILKSKGVNIKFGDDVGTPELRVLYSELKEDLYFVTDWPWLSRPFYTKQKKDNPQLSESFDLIFRWLEIVSGSSRNHVKEVLENSLKVRGLNPESFEFFLKWFDYGMPPHAGFGMGLARVMLMLTGLQSVKEVVPFPRDKKRLTP; translated from the coding sequence TTGTTTAGGACACATCTAGTTTCAGAATTAAATCCTAAATTAGATGGAGCAGAAGTAAAAGTAGCTGGATGGGTTCATAATATAAGGAATCTAGGTGGAAAGGTATTTATTTTATTAAGAGATAAGAGTGGAATAGGACAGATAGTAGTTGAGAAAGGTAATAGTGCTTATGATAAAATCATGAATATAGGATTAGAATCAACGCTAGTTGTAAATGGCATAGTGAAGGCTGATCCGAGAGCTCCTAATGGTATTGAAGTACACGCAAAAGACGTAGAAATACTCTCATATGCGAAGTCTCCATTGCCGTTAGACGTAACGGGCAAGGTTAAAGCTGATATAGATACTAGACTTAGAGAAAGATTACTAGATTTAAGAAGATTGGAAATGCAAGCAGTATTGAAAATCCAGTCAGTAGCGGTAAAATCGTTTAGGGAAACATTATATAAATACGGATTTGTAGAAGTCTTTACTCCAAAAATAATTGCTAGTGCGACAGAGGGAGGAGCCCAATTATTTCCAGTATTATACTTTGGAAAAGAAGCATTTCTAGCTCAGAGCCCACAATTATACAAAGAATTATTAGCTGGTGCTATAGAAAGAGTATTTGAGATAGCTCCTGCATGGAGAGCAGAAGAGTCAGATACACCGTATCATCTCTCAGAGTTCATTAGTATGGATGTAGAAATGGCCTTTGCAGATTATAACGATATAATGGCTCTAATCGAACAAATAATCTATAACATGATAAATGATGTAAGGAGAGAATGTGAAAATGAATTAAAAATTTTAAATTATACTCCACCAGATGTTAAAATACCTATGAAGAAAATTTCCTATTCAGAGGCAATAGAGATTCTGAAAAGTAAGGGCGTAAATATTAAATTTGGCGATGATGTAGGAACACCTGAACTGAGAGTATTATATAGTGAATTAAAAGAAGATCTTTACTTCGTAACTGATTGGCCTTGGCTAAGTAGACCATTTTATACAAAGCAGAAAAAGGACAATCCGCAGCTGAGTGAAAGCTTCGATTTAATTTTCAGATGGTTGGAGATTGTTTCTGGAAGTTCGAGAAATCATGTGAAAGAAGTCCTAGAGAATTCACTTAAAGTAAGAGGATTAAATCCAGAAAGTTTTGAGTTCTTCCTAAAATGGTTTGATTATGGGATGCCACCACACGCTGGTTTTGGCATGGGATTAGCAAGAGTAATGTTAATGTTAACTGGACTTCAGAGCGTAAAGGAAGTAGTACCATTCCCTAGAGATAAGAAGAGACTAACACCATAA
- a CDS encoding nucleotidyltransferase has protein sequence MIPFSKVGEVLHELQDLTKFIIIGDTIVDISLKRKGTESDVDLFALDISVLVDDDKIRNFAYERGWDYGRTPIDTPRLLAPVDDDQLQVDLYENIQDFFVPKEILDSAVNIKIGAYEFKSIRLEDYILLKANAFREEDEDELKTLVYLLGEGKISIDKEYLKTHVNAFEENSESIKERLSAIGIKI, from the coding sequence TTGATACCTTTTAGCAAGGTAGGAGAAGTTCTTCATGAATTACAAGATCTTACAAAATTCATAATAATTGGAGATACAATAGTCGATATTTCTCTAAAGAGAAAAGGAACTGAGAGTGATGTGGACTTGTTTGCTCTAGATATAAGCGTCTTAGTAGATGACGATAAAATCAGAAACTTCGCATATGAGAGAGGATGGGATTATGGTAGAACTCCAATTGATACTCCAAGATTATTAGCTCCAGTTGATGATGACCAACTCCAAGTAGATTTGTATGAAAATATACAAGATTTCTTTGTTCCTAAAGAAATTCTAGATAGTGCAGTTAATATAAAAATAGGAGCTTATGAGTTTAAAAGCATAAGATTAGAAGATTACATTTTGCTCAAAGCCAACGCGTTTAGAGAGGAAGACGAAGATGAACTAAAAACACTAGTGTACTTACTTGGAGAAGGTAAGATCAGTATCGATAAGGAATATTTGAAAACGCATGTGAACGCATTTGAGGAAAATAGTGAAAGTATAAAGGAACGTTTATCAGCAATTGGAATAAAAATTTAG